The nucleotide window ACTCAACATCAAATCATCTGATTTTATGGTAATAGGCGCTAAGAGCAGCATGTATCCTAGTTACACTGACAGGGACAAAGACTCAACAAATAAGAAATTATCATTTAATCTCATATGGAAATACGAAGGTTGCACAAAGAAATCATCTCATACGTCCCGAAATTCTTCTTTATGAAGACAATCAAAAAGCAAACATTCGATATAAGAGTGAAAACAGAAGACGTGTAATCTCCTGTTTTCAGGTATAATCAATATAGTAGCATACGGCTAAAATGAAAAGATAAGATTGAAGCAATAATGTAACCATTATTTaaaaactgcatattatataacaCTAAACCttgtttcttttctcatttcttttcattaatAACGAAGCCCATATTGCAAATAAAACATTCCTCAAGGTAACTTATGTGGTTCCCACCCTACTCAGCGTGTATATAAGTGATCAGGTGTACCGGAGACAACACAGTGCTTGAGGAGCAGCTTTACACCAGACTTTTCGGAGACAGAACTACTTGGGAGTCCTCAGATCAACCTACAAACATGGCGTCTCTGACTCTTGTCACGGTGGCCGTCTGTATGTTCGTCATTCCTGCATTCGGTGGTTGGTCTCCACCTTACTACAACCATGGTCCAGGTAAGGTTTACCTGTCAGGCATATCATGCCGTGGAGAATGTTATACAATgattattatttcattacaaaGACAATAACTAAATAGTTGTTTAAAAGGGGGTATGTTTAtttatgctttgggttttacgtcgtatttagcAATACTTTATTGCTATTATCATTTGACGATGAACAGCCattacgtgtgtatatatatactgcgtcttcttgtggtagcATGGTGTCAATGGGCTGCCCCCACTGAAGCACCATGCGGAAGACAGCATAACATCaaaccccaccaagtcacactATATTAATCACCGGGCGAACCAGTCCTGCTTGCATGCCCTGAgaccaacgctcttttatcaaaGAAGCGGTCAGACGGATGGATGTGGTTCACCTTTAGATAACGGATCGTAAGATAGAACGTATATGTAAATTATCTAAGATACAAATTCATTCCGTatgctttaaaacattttgtgctTTGTAATAATTAGACTCAGGTCACAGCTATTTACTGTTTGACATATACTTTATGTGAGAATTAATTTGCTGCtatgttaaaatgaaagcaCAGAAATATACAACAGAAATTTATGACCATGTTTAGGCTATATAATACCTTTATGACCTAAAATAGCCGCCGTTTGTTATAACTGCTTCACTGAAGTGAGGTGATAACATTTGTCACCATGGTATAGCCCCAGGGCTTTGAATAGTTAGTGTTAGTCTAGCGAACCTTCTTCAGGTCTTCAAAATACGGACATATcgttttatttagttattttaacTTAAGTTATTTCataaccaatcaaatcagttcTAAAACATATTCAGATCTGAAGGAAATCTTCGATACAGGTGTTCTGCTTGTGTTATCTTCTTCCTGGGGGAACAGTCGTTCCGTTTAGAATATGCAGCGACTGAGTATACACTGTAGGTAAGAAGCTGCCAGGTCACTGACTTGATTGGTCTCTGATGGCCGCTCATGTACATAATTCAGCACTACTATGTTCATTTTTATGCGTCTCATTTCTCAGTGTTTGTTTCTCACTATATCTGCTTACCAATCAGCTTACCCGCTTGAAAGTCCCTTTGGTAGAGGAGGGCGCCAGGGTCCTGCAAGAGctaatcaggatggtgcacgtgATAGTGGTGCAGGACTCGGAGGTGCTGGTGGACTCGGAGGGCTTGGAAGACTCGGAGGAGCTGGGGGGCCCGGAGGAATTGGAAGTGCTGGAGGGCGCGGAGGCGCTGGAGGTGATAGAGTGGGTGTTGGTGCTGGCGGTGTCGGAGGTGCCCAACCAGGTAGACCTTTTGACCGAATTCCCCCGAAACTGCCTCAGCCGGAAGTATTCGTCAACCCTCAGGACGCCGTGGCCACATCTGTGGTCAGAACCACTGACCAGTACTTCTATAAACCCGCACCTGTTGACTTTGACAACATCATCACAAACATCAATGGCGGGTACAACACAGAATATGGTGTCTTCACTGCTCCTGTGCCAGGAATCTATTCCATCAACTATCACGTACAAAGCAAGAAAGGCAGCACCAAAGAGGCCCATGTGGATCTGATCCAGAACGGAGAAGTCGTCAACTCGGCCAAGGCAGAAGGTGATTGTGTCACGGCCTCCAACTCCGCCGTCCTCTACCTTGACCAGTTTGACCAGCTCAGTGTTAACGGTCGTGAAGGAACCATCATTGGCTGTGAGAATAACGGTTTCTGTAGCTTTAGCGTGTCTCTGGTTAAACCGGGTAGATTCACGGATCTGAAAATCCCCAGAGCTGTACCAATGGACAAATGGTAAATGATCTTTGTCGTATAACTTATTGCTTACTCCCGTACTTTCAAAGAATAGTAGATAATGTCTACGCATTTGAAGTGttgtttgtaatttgtattttcCGTAAAGTGCATGCAAATTGTGAAGGTAGTTACACACAACGCGCTACCACGCCCAACGCTATGATTCATTGGTACACTTATTCCTTATTAACTTTCAATCAACTCTCTGCTGTTAAAATGTTCTCTACAATCGTCATATAACAGTTTTCGATGTCATGTTGACTTTATTATAGTGAAATTACAATATCCTTTTCAAGATTAAATTCGTTCTCCGTGTTTTGTTTACTGCATGCAGGTgatgatttattgattattttgtTAGGTGTGTTATGTTTGTCATTTCACggtaaaagctacatgtatgattgattTAAACAATGCTTTTTAAACAGACCTATATGAGGTATAACATGTTTGAAACTTGAAAGCACATCTCTCAAGGAAACAatacttttaattatttttcctgattttgttattgtttaatgAAGACTAGCCTACCTATCCTACGACCGCGCTCAATTTTATGCATGAAGTGAAACAAAGTTCCGgacgaacattcccacatgtgacgttcAGATATGGAGAACGCATTGGTGGtaaacaagtggttttcaacgaacgttTGACGGCGCATAACAGCAATACAAGAAACGACCACGTgtactgtcaaaaaaaaatcagaaagagTAAGCGATAATTTAAACAGGTTTCCTGTGGCATTTCTTTAGGATTGGAAACTAATAACGCGGCATTTTTGATGTGAATAATTAGAGTGAATCATGAAGATCTCCTAAAACCTTGTGAAGTTGAATCCGACATTCGTATTTTAGTCTGCGCCCATTAATTGTAAAATTTACCAGTCCTCATCCGCTGATTATAAAATATACCAGTCCTCATCCGTTAATGGTGAAATATACCAGTCCTCACTTTCTAATGGTGAAATATACCAGACCTCATCCGCTAATGACAAAATATACCAATCCTCACTCCCTAATAGTAAAATATACCAGTCCAAAAAAGCTAATGGTGAAATATACCAGTCTTCACCTGCTCATGGCAAAATATACTAGTTCTCACCCGTTAATGATAAAATATACCACCCCTCACCCTCTAATGGTAAAATGTACCAGTCCTCAGTGGGTAATGGTTAAAACTAAGTCAGATGTCAAGAACTATAAAggacatttgtatatatttacaagtTGTCAGCAGTATATTTCTCTGCAGAATGTGAATCGTTGGCAACCTAACATCTGGTCAATGACACGATATTAACATAACACAGCTGTTCAAGTgccatggtgggaggaagttAAAGAAGACGTAACTGTGTACTATCTTGTAGGTTTGTCTAAAACAACCATATAACATACACGCTCTACACACATTATTCCTCTTAAAATATTGAGTAAAGTGATCACACAAGTAACGTACAGTTCTACACTTTCTGTTTCAACATATGAGAGTCTCCAACATGCGTAATTCCTACTGATTCCTACTGAacacatcacatacatgtgggcACTACAGTTGTGACTGCTCATTGTCAAACTTTAGCTTCAATCCCTGGAAACTGCTCATGACTAACAACCTTAATATTGCAAATAATGATgattaatattatatttctgGGAAGAATTATTACTATCAGGTTCTTGTAGAGGAGCCTAATATAACTACAACAATCGCCCCAACATCAACGTATTCTATAACAACCCATACTCTGGAGAAAACACCAGCCCTTTCTCAACCAGAAGGTATATCCGTACATATGCCACAACTCTACAAAGATTCAAAACAGCATAAATCCCCAGACAAAGCTCGATCTATGGCGAGGTCTGGAAGCTGTACCGCCACACTTGTAGTTATTCTCTTAACTAAGTATATTCAGAAAAAGTGCTTTTGTATAACTGCGAAAACTTTCTTAAAACTTGCACAcctctcactgaagaactagacacTCAAATACATATACGGCATCAGCCTATGTCTACTTGGGATTTTTCGAACTCTCTATAATACTATTTCTTACACAGATTTAACTGGTAGAGATTTATCACTAATTGTATCGGCGTTTAATAAAACCGGTGACCGGTACATCACTTCGAAGGCAGCAAAGCcctcttcagttccactacatacaagggtcACCATTTATGGGATGTTTCCTTGTTCGTCGAGTTGCATGAATTTCTCTataataacatctgtgtgaaattagGTGAAATCATATATCAccagtgtatatttattccGATGAGTACCAGTTGTGCTCTCCTTTTGGGTGATCTCATACATTTAATATGGTTCTATATTTGTAAGACCAAAAGACCAAAATTTCCTTTGTTAAGAGAATACCCTAGATCAATCACCAACTGTTAAGTTTACATTCATGGAGCAATCTCCAGTAAAGTGGACATTTATAGATCAGACACAGTTGTTAAGTAGACACTCAAATACCAATTACTCTCATACACCGATCACTCGCTGTGAAGTGGGAACTCGTACATTAATCACCAGCTGCGAAGTGGGTATTCGTACATCTATCACAAGCTGTTGAAAGGACACTCGTACATCATCCATCAGCTGTAAAATAGACATTTATAAATCAGTCACCATCTGAAAAAATCACAGTAAATTTCCTCggtcattttatttgttttggctCACCACCAACAATTATGACACAGATTACATCATAAAACGTTTCATAGTCGATGACTTGGCCCTAACATCAGTAACAAAAGACTGTTTAGGTTTAGATGTAGTCAGCCTTTTTAAAAACTGAACACCAAATCATCTGATTTCGTGCTAAAAGACGCTGAGAGCAGTATGCATGTTAATTACACTGACAGGAACACTCATCAAATAAGAAATTATcattaaatctgatataaaaCTATGAAGGTTGAACAAAAAAACCATCTCATATGTTTCGAAATTCTTCTCTATGAAGAGCATCAAAGAGCAAACACTCGTGTAATCTCCTGTTTTCAGGTATAATCAATATAGTAGCATTTGACTAGggctaaaatgaaaaaataagatCGATCCTATAACGTAACCATTGAATTGaaactgcatattatataacaCTAAACCTTGTTTCTTTCCTTATTTCTTTTCACTAATAACGAAGCCCATattgcaaataaaatattcctcaagGTAAATTATGTAGTCCCCACCCTACTCAGCGTGAATATAAGTGACCAGGTGTACCGGAGACAACACAATGcttctggaacagttttacacaACTCTTTTTGAAAAAGAATTACTTGTGAGTCCTCAGATCAACCTACAAAGATGATGTCCCTGACTCTTGTCATGGTGGCCATCGTATGTTTACCTGTCAGGCATATCATGCCGTGGAGAATGTTATACAatgataattattttattacaaaaataataactGAATAGCTGGTTAAAAGGGGAGCATGTATGTGTATCCTTggggttttaagtcgtactcagcaatacttttttgtttatgtcatttgacgatgattatgtgtgtatacatatactccGTCTTCTTGTGGTAGCGTGAGCCTATGGCATCAATGTGCTGCCCCCACTGAAGCACCATGGCGAAGACAACGCAACATGAAACCCCACCAAGTCACTTTATAATAACACTCGTCCAACCGGCCCTGCTTGCATGCTCTGAGACTGACGCTCTTTACCCCACGAAGCGGTCAGACAGATGGATGTGGTCCACTGTTAGATAACTGACCGTAAGAaagaatgtatatgtaaattatctTAGATACTGACTCATTCactattattaaaacattttgtgcTGTGTGATAATGAAACTTAGGTCTAAGCTTGACATGCTCTACGTGGAAATTAATGCCAACCAAGTGGTAAGAATTTGTTGCTAAATGAAAATGGAAGCGCAGAAATATAGACCAGAAACCTATGACCATGTTTAGGCTATATAATACCTTTATAACCTGGAAAAATCACAGTTTGTTATAATTGCTCCATTGAAGTGAGGTGATAACATTTATCACCATGATATAGCCTCCAGGGCTTTGGGTAGTTAGTGACAGGCTAGCAAACCTTCTTCAGCTCTTCCAAAAATAGACACATCGTTTCATTAGGTTATTTACTTAAACTTAAACTATGTTATCACGAAGCAAATCAGTTCTTAAAACATAttctgtcgtgtaagtgaaatactcttgagtataccatgtaaaacaccaatcaaataaataacttaaataaatcattacacCACTGATAACCCTTGATCTCCAAAACTGTTGTTATGTGAACtgacgtcagcttctaaatttagcttgccactgtttacatatgctgagttcagggcctgctgtctgcctctaccttagaatgttccagaatacgctcagtttgtttacatcaagtgttcaagagttttcttattctagaaagttccaccagtctatataaaacctatgaaagcaggtcaaacagagagaacggagaattattgagagttttggatgctttcgctgtgtgttactttagtaggccttttgtgctgaattttgatgTCTTCATAgtctctggctttgttatatcatatctccaccgagtacttcttcagtctgaacttgtgtatttaatttgtgctcttgtgtacacagtgcttattagtacaggGACcttgtctgtggaattttgtgtatatttcgtcatacactcagttatactgtggattttcccttttatttgtgcatttatgcctgtatggttttccgcattgtggaatatatacgtccgtttggacttgacaccgttgtacatgtaagtactttagtatttgtatagatactgctatccttccttgttaaacttaagcactttagtatttgtaaaagtcttgttatctgttcttgttaaagctaataaattgttgtaaaataaaatctgctggttttggttactttttggtgcggctaaactgtcgagtatttcgaacaagccatctctttataatacagacagtttgggtcgtaacagtgTTGATAATTACACTTCGCTGACACTTACGAAAGATCCAAAACATTTTAGACAGGTCCTACCAATTCCATAAAACTGTAACTTTGTTTAGTCATATGGGACAGTAATCAAAACAGAAGGAATCGCTTGTCGGCCTACATCAATGTTAGAAGTAGCATCTAAATGTGATCAAAGATTCGAGTCACGCTCAAGCAAACCACTGCACACGACCCTCTCTGGTTTAAATGATCTTTATTATATTCATGAGTTTTTTACATGATGACTATCCCCAGTCTTAAATACTTGTGCACAATTTGTAGTTTTCAGTAGTGAAGGAAAAGCGCCTGAAGGCATAAAAGCGTGGAAAAGGATAAAGGATACCTGATATGGTGTTAACTTTAAAGTACGTTCATctgatttaatttaaattttgtttcgtTACGTTTTACGCTGAGAAAATGTAGTTCTGATTAATGAAAAGTATCCAAACGGGAGCTAGATTATACCGCTCTAAACTTTGACTGATAGAATGTAATACGACTGTTCAACTGATGAGCTGCGAAAGTCAGATATTATACATCATTATACTATACAGATGCTGACGTAGATATCAACATTGCTCGATATTAATATCAAGCCAACAGTATGGTGGGGGGACCATTTAATTATATGGTCTACAAGcaattataatatttttcagttcggcgtaaaacaaaattcacataaataaatcaaataaacaagcaaataCACTAAGTATGAGCAGTATCTATATAAGAACATATTATAAAAGCAAGATTAACAGACGATCAGCTAAGATcgatttgtgaaagccggaatacattctaattaggtatttctaattagcGTGTGTGAAAAGGTATTTGAAGTGTAGTGCTTGTCAACGAAATTATAACTGTAACGTATGCtgcattaataaattacttacatggatTTTATATTCGATGGAACTTATTTTcgcggaaatgtgtttgccgcgaAATCCGCGAATGTGAGTAccacgcgaataaaaaggcactGTCACTATATAAGAACAGGCCATCTCATAAAGATTTGTTAACATGCGTCTAAAACATACTTCACATTATTCAGTGTTTATCCCTGATTCTGATCAGAATGAAACGTCAGTAGAAAATCATTGTACGACCATGACCAAAATGCTGGCGTACAACAGcgttgatttgatttgatttgatttattcaccagaaagaaagtagaaaaggaAGAACACCTCAATACCTCTCTGTACCTAAACCTCTTGTATCcgcatggttatatataaatatatatacacacacatacatatacatacatatacatacacactcgcaaacacacaggcacacgcatatgtatgtacatgtacgtatattcatacaaatacatcttaaatattatcgtaatgtgcacagtataagtaggcctatataataatggtttttcttaatcaaggttaatacaaacaggtatatacacacacacataattacatatgtacgggtacatcagtttgtcaacatAATACAACTTATAGCACTCTGGCGGGAGCAGAAACCCCAAAGGGCTTATTGTATcccataacatgtttaaatttaattgacaagagatgcTAACTGGTTAATACTCATATGTTGGAATGAAGCACTTGCACATACGTACACGTGTACCTAATTATGCATACACATAGTAGTTACTACTGTAGCACCCACTCCTAAATGTAAGGATATACAGACAGTAAAGAGAATTTACATtcgtaaatatgtgtacaaatatgcacacgcacacatgtgcact belongs to Liolophura sinensis isolate JHLJ2023 chromosome 9, CUHK_Ljap_v2, whole genome shotgun sequence and includes:
- the LOC135475588 gene encoding complement C1q-like protein 4, which encodes MASLTLVTVAVCMFVIPAFGGWSPPYYNHGPAYPLESPFGRGGRQGPARANQDGARDSGAGLGGAGGLGGLGRLGGAGGPGGIGSAGGRGGAGGDRVGVGAGGVGGAQPGRPFDRIPPKLPQPEVFVNPQDAVATSVVRTTDQYFYKPAPVDFDNIITNINGGYNTEYGVFTAPVPGIYSINYHVQSKKGSTKEAHVDLIQNGEVVNSAKAEGDCVTASNSAVLYLDQFDQLSVNGREGTIIGCENNGFCSFSVSLVKPGRFTDLKIPRAVPMDKW